The Marinitoga hydrogenitolerans DSM 16785 genome window below encodes:
- a CDS encoding ABC transporter ATP-binding protein, with protein sequence MKDIVKQFPKVLANDHVNFFVKKGEVHSIIGENGAGKSTLMNQLYGLYTPTSGDIYILGEKKVFKGPGDAIRSGIGMVHQHFMLVDTLTVAENIVLGSEPKTGMIFDLKRARKEVKELSEKYGLFVDVDAKIEDIPVGMQQRVEILKTIYRGAEILILDEPTAVLTPQETEELFGIIRKLKEDGKTIIFISHKLHEVMEISDNITVMRLGKVTGNVAAKDTNARELANMMVGREVVLRIEKKEKTPGNVAVEVENLWVKDNRNLEAVKGISFKIRKGEVLGVAGVAGNGQTELVEALTGLRKIEKGKYIYNGEDVTKKTVRELRERNIGHIPEDRYKYAMVKEFPNYYNLILGKHYKEPFAKNGFLNHKVINKNADILIKRFDVRPPDGTIPTGNLSGGNQQKVVIAREVSFNPEFIVIAQPTRGLDVGAIEYVHKEILNLRDKDVAVLLVSMELEEVLSLSDRIIVMYEGEIMGEVKPEEVTIEELGLMMAGHKIEDIKLEEKLAHGGDSIEN encoded by the coding sequence GTTAAGCAATTCCCAAAAGTATTAGCTAATGATCATGTTAATTTTTTTGTAAAAAAGGGAGAGGTCCACTCAATTATTGGTGAAAACGGTGCAGGAAAATCTACATTAATGAATCAATTATATGGTTTATACACACCAACTTCAGGAGATATTTATATCTTGGGTGAAAAAAAGGTATTTAAAGGACCTGGTGATGCTATTAGAAGCGGTATTGGTATGGTCCACCAACATTTTATGCTGGTAGATACTTTAACTGTTGCCGAAAATATTGTATTGGGTTCAGAACCTAAAACTGGAATGATTTTTGATCTTAAAAGAGCTAGAAAAGAAGTTAAAGAACTTTCTGAAAAGTATGGATTATTTGTTGATGTTGATGCAAAAATTGAAGATATTCCTGTTGGAATGCAACAAAGAGTTGAAATTTTAAAAACTATTTATAGAGGTGCAGAAATACTTATATTAGACGAACCTACAGCTGTTTTAACTCCACAAGAAACTGAAGAATTATTTGGAATTATTAGAAAATTAAAAGAAGATGGTAAAACTATTATTTTCATTTCCCATAAACTTCATGAAGTTATGGAGATAAGTGATAATATTACTGTTATGAGATTAGGGAAAGTCACCGGTAATGTTGCTGCAAAAGATACAAATGCTAGGGAACTTGCAAATATGATGGTTGGTAGAGAAGTTGTATTGAGAATTGAGAAAAAAGAAAAGACTCCTGGTAATGTTGCTGTAGAAGTTGAAAATTTATGGGTTAAAGATAATAGAAATCTTGAAGCTGTAAAAGGTATTAGTTTTAAAATAAGAAAAGGCGAAGTTTTAGGTGTTGCTGGTGTTGCTGGTAATGGGCAAACTGAATTAGTTGAAGCTTTAACAGGTTTAAGAAAAATAGAAAAAGGTAAATATATATATAATGGTGAGGATGTTACGAAAAAAACTGTTAGAGAGTTGAGAGAAAGAAATATTGGTCATATCCCAGAAGACAGATATAAATATGCTATGGTAAAGGAATTTCCAAATTATTATAATTTAATTTTAGGAAAACATTATAAAGAGCCTTTTGCTAAAAATGGTTTCTTAAATCATAAAGTAATTAATAAAAATGCGGATATTTTAATAAAAAGGTTTGATGTTAGACCACCGGATGGAACAATACCAACTGGAAATTTATCTGGAGGAAATCAACAAAAAGTTGTTATTGCGAGAGAAGTTAGTTTTAATCCTGAATTTATCGTTATTGCCCAGCCTACCAGAGGGTTGGATGTTGGTGCTATTGAATATGTTCATAAGGAAATTTTAAATCTTAGAGATAAAGATGTTGCTGTATTGTTAGTTTCTATGGAATTAGAAGAAGTATTATCTCTTTCTGATAGAATCATTGTTATGTATGAAGGTGAAATTATGGGTGAAGTTAAACCTGAAGAAGTTACAATTGAAGAGTTGGGTTTAATGATGGCTGGTCATAAAATTGAAGATATAAAACTTGAAGAAAAGCTGGCACATGGAGGGGATTCAATTGAAAATTAA
- a CDS encoding ABC transporter permease, whose translation MEGIQLKIKLSKKTMSILVPVTAVIIALFIAAIVILLIGKNPIAAYWVMLQGAFGGKAAWAANISKMMSLVLTGLAVGFGFRAGIFNIGAEGQLMMGAIFATFVGINLGNVSPAFAIPITMLAGILGGAFWASIAGYLKAMTGAHEVITTIMLNWIAVYLTNYFVVGPLAVGQGVPKSPEIAQSAQLPPLMTVQANTLPSGIIVSIIAAILVYILLEKTTTGYEVKAVGFNPYAAEAGAISLSKNIVLTMAISGALAGLAGSMEVMAIHHRIFGDFSGGKGFDGISIALIGQNNPIGIIFAAFLISSLRTGSNAMQFAKVPDDIVTIIQGIIIFLVAADRIVRTLIMKFASPKGGESK comes from the coding sequence ATGGAGGGGATTCAATTGAAAATTAAACTCTCAAAAAAAACTATGAGTATTTTAGTTCCTGTAACAGCAGTAATCATTGCTTTATTTATTGCAGCAATTGTTATATTATTAATAGGTAAAAATCCAATAGCTGCATATTGGGTTATGTTACAAGGAGCTTTTGGTGGAAAAGCTGCATGGGCTGCAAATATTTCTAAAATGATGTCACTTGTTTTAACTGGGTTGGCTGTTGGATTTGGATTTAGAGCAGGAATATTTAATATTGGTGCTGAAGGACAATTGATGATGGGTGCAATTTTTGCTACATTTGTAGGAATAAATTTAGGTAATGTTTCTCCCGCATTTGCTATACCTATCACTATGTTAGCCGGAATTTTAGGCGGAGCATTTTGGGCTTCTATTGCTGGATATTTAAAAGCAATGACTGGAGCTCATGAAGTTATTACAACAATAATGCTTAACTGGATTGCTGTATATTTAACTAATTATTTTGTAGTTGGTCCTTTGGCTGTTGGTCAAGGTGTTCCAAAATCTCCTGAAATAGCTCAAAGTGCTCAATTACCACCATTAATGACTGTTCAAGCAAATACTTTACCCTCTGGAATAATTGTTTCAATAATTGCTGCAATTTTAGTTTATATACTATTAGAAAAAACTACAACTGGATATGAAGTTAAAGCTGTTGGTTTTAATCCATATGCTGCTGAAGCTGGTGCTATATCATTAAGTAAAAATATAGTTTTAACAATGGCTATTAGTGGGGCTTTAGCTGGTTTAGCTGGTTCTATGGAAGTTATGGCGATTCATCATAGAATTTTTGGTGATTTTAGTGGTGGTAAGGGTTTTGATGGTATATCTATCGCATTAATAGGTCAAAATAATCCTATTGGTATTATTTTTGCTGCATTCTTAATATCTTCATTAAGAACAGGATCTAATGCTATGCAATTCGCAAAAGTTCCTGATGATATAGTTACAATTATTCAAGGTATTATTATCTTCCTTGTAGCAGCTGATAGAATAGTTAGAACCTTAATAATGAAATTTGCTTCTCCTAAAGGTGGTGAATCTAAATGA